In Peromyscus maniculatus bairdii isolate BWxNUB_F1_BW_parent chromosome 21, HU_Pman_BW_mat_3.1, whole genome shotgun sequence, one DNA window encodes the following:
- the Ado gene encoding 2-aminoethanethiol dioxygenase: protein MPRDNMASLIQRIARQACLTFRGGPSASEAPAPGFPENLSQLKSLLTQLRAEDLNIAPRKALPQPLPRHLPPVTYMHIYETEGFSLGVFLLKSGTCIPLHDHPGMHGMLKVLYGTVRISCMDKLDAGAGPRAPPPEQQFEPPLQPREREAVRPGVLRSRAEYTEASGPCVLTPHRDNLHQIDAVDGPAAFLDILAPPYDPDDGRDCHYYRVLEPIRPKEASSSACDLPREVWLLETPQADDFWCEGEPYPGPKVLP, encoded by the coding sequence ATGCCCCGTGACAACATGGCCTCCCTGATCCAGCGCATCGCCCGCCAGGCGTGCCTCACCTTCCGCGGCGGCCCCAGCGCCTCCGAAGCTCCCGCGCCGGGCTTCCCCGAGAACCTGAGCCAGCTGAAGAGCCTGCTGACCCAGCTGCGCGCCGAGGACCTCAACATCGCGCCCCGGAAGGCGCTGCCGCAGCCGCTGCCGCGCCACCTCCCGCCGGTCACCTACATGCACATCTACGAGACCGAGGGCTTCAGCCTGGGCGTGTTCCTGCTCAAGAGCGGCACGTGCATCCCCTTGCACGACCACCCGGGCATGCACGGTATGCTCAAGGTGCTCTACGGGACGGTACGCATCAGCTGCATGGACAAGCTGGACGCGGGTGCGGGGCCGCGGGCGCCACCGCCCGAGCAGCAGTTCGAGCCGCCGCTGCAGCCCCGGGAGCGGGAGGCCGTGCGGCCCGGCGTGCTGCGCTCCCGGGCCGAGTACACCGAGGCCAGCGGGCCCTGCGTGCTCACGCCCCACCGGGACAACCTGCACCAGATTGATGCGGTGGACGGGCCCGCCGCCTTCCTGGACATCCTGGCCCCACCCTACGACCCGGACGACGGCCGGGACTGCCACTATTACCGTGTGCTGGAGCCCATCAGGCCCAAGGAGGCCTCCAGCTCGGCCTGCGACCTGCCCCGAGAAGTGTGGCTCCTGGAGACCCCACAGGCCGATGACTTCTGGTGCGAGGGAGAGCCCTATCCAGGCCCCAAGGTTCTACCTTGA
- the Egr2 gene encoding E3 SUMO-protein ligase EGR2 has translation MRVGLPSEASSCLWSARGPRDRPERRRSGLAHVLPDSLYPVEDLAAPSVTIFPNAELGAPFDQMNGVAGDGMINIDMTGEKRPLELPYPSSFAPISAPRNQTFTYMGKFSIDPQYPGASCYPEGIINIVSAGILQGVTPPASTTASSSVTSASPNPLATGPLGVCTMSQTQPELDHLYSPPPPPPPYSNCTGDLYQDPSAFLSPPTTSTSSLAYQPPPSYPSPKPAMDPGLIPMIPDYPGFFPSPCQRDPHGAAGPDRKPFPCPLDSLRVPPPLTPLSTIRNFTLGGPGAGVTGPGASGGSEGPRLPGSGSAAVTTTPYNPHHLPLRPILRPRKYPNRPSKTPVHERPYPCPAEGCDRRFSRSDELTRHIRIHTGHKPFQCRICMRNFSRSDHLTTHIRTHTGEKPFACDYCGRKFARSDERKRHTKIHLRQKERKSSAPSSSAPAQSAASGPGGSQAGGSLCGNSTLGGPLACTSRTRTP, from the exons ATGAGAGTCGGGCTCCCCTCCGAGGCGTCGTCTTGCCTGTGGTCAGCGCGGGGGCCGCGGGACCGGCCGGAGCGCAGGCGGAGCGGGCTGGCGCACGTG CTGCCTGACAGCCTCTACCCGGTGGAAGACCTCGCCGCCCCGTCGGTGACCATCTTTCCCAATGCTGAACTGGGAGCCCCCTTTGACCAGATGAACGGAGTGGCCGGAG ATGGCATGATCAACATTGACATGACCGGAGAGAAGAGGCCCCTGGAGCTCCCATACCCTAGCAGCTTTGCCCCTATCTCCGCGCCTAGAAACCAGACCTTCACTTACATGGGCAAATTCTCCATTGACCCCCAGTACCCTGGTGCCAGCTGCTACCCAGAAGGCATCATCAATATTGTGAGTGCGGGCATCCTGCAAGGGGTCACCCCTCCAGCTTCAACCACAGCCTCATCTAGCGTCACCTCGGCCTCCCCGAACCCGCTGGCCACAGGACCCCTGGGTGTGTGTACCATGTCCCAGACCCAGCCTGAACTGGACCACCTTTACTCTCCACCGCCACCTCCTCCTCCGTATTCGAACTGTACAGGAGATCTCTACCAGGACCCTTCGGCATTCCTGTCACCACCCACGACTTCCACCTCCTCTCTGGCCTACCAGCCACCTCCTTCCTACCCATCCCCCAAGCCAGCCATGGATCCAGGTCTCATTCCTATGATCCCAGACTATCCTGGATTTTTCCCATCTCCGTGCCAGAGAGATCCACATGGTGCGGCTGGCCCGGATCGAAAGCCATTTCCCTGCCCTCTGGACTCCCTGCGGGTCCCCCCTCCGCTCACTCCACTCTCCACCATCCGTAATTTTACTCTGGGGGGTCCCGGTGCCGGAGTCACGGGACCAGGGGCAAGTGGAGGCAGTGAGGGACCCCGACTGCCCGGGAGTGGCTCTGCAGCAGTGACCACGACCCCCTATAACCCGCATCACCTGCCGTTGCGACCCATCCTGCGGCCCCGAAAGTACCCTAACAGGCCCAGCAAGACGCCAGTGCACGAGAGGCCCTACCCGTGTCCAGCCGAAGGCTGTGACAGGCGGTTCTCCCGCTCCGATGAGCTGACCCGGCACATCCGAATCCACACGGGCCACAAGCCCTTCCAGTGTCGCATCTGCATGCGGAACTTCAGCAGAAGTGACCACCTCACCACTCACATCCGCACCCACACCGGGGAGAAGCCCTTCGCCTGCGACTACTGTGGCCGCAAGTTTGCCAGGAGCGACGAGAGGAAGCGTCACACCAAGATCCACCTTCGACAGAAGGAGCGCAAGAGCAGTGCTCCCTCGTCCTCTGCACCTGCCCAGTCTGCAGCCTCTGGTCCTGGAGGCTCGCAGGCCGGAGGCAGCCTGTGCGGGAACAGCACCCTTGGAGGACCACTGGCCTGCACCTCTCGGACCAGGACACCATGA